From a single Syngnathus scovelli strain Florida chromosome 2, RoL_Ssco_1.2, whole genome shotgun sequence genomic region:
- the LOC125989299 gene encoding FERM domain-containing protein 4B isoform X2 codes for MTEGRLCQVQLLDDRKLELLVQPKLLSYELVDLVSSHFNLKEKEFFGLAFFTDNGQCKWLQMDRRVLDHDFSKRHGSIALNFLVRFYVENITQLKDIITVELFFLNAKSAVYNGIIEVESENVFKLAANALQESKGDYTSDEATRADLKKLPALPTKVLKEHPSLAYCEERVIDYYKQLKGISRGQAIVQYLTLVESLPTYGVHYYEVKDKQGMPWWLGISYKGIGQYDLQDKLKPRKLYQWKQLENLYFREKKFAVEVNDPHRRAVTKRTFGQTGLLIHTWYASHSLIKTIWVMAISQHQFYLDRKQSKAKVGASKSLEEIAMDLTEHAGAKMNKLGESVLKNNLITASNGSLVSTGSADSEMSEEQKKEKLSELRKKEQDIQDILTKKTKELKKICLREAELTGKLPKEYPLLSDERPPQVRRRVGTAFKLDDLFPYNEDPFLRNLESRFALQQKIVEAAKKLANEAELCKTVKKKRRRNCLDAMHKLQQIENEMNHYRIKKGKRPTQRASVIIADELMRSDCSSLSSLPLEDDDSDSASQRPRSQSVQDSPPFSPLRSLGAEYDVEKQTSPREINHNKRLVYEGQEASLHYHNPREASSTHSSPYKTLPRPPRDPRSMPPTPAMTRNAYSSSQLRCEGFPHGFRARSGSLESQPQLRKDADAEKPVFTLSPAHRSNSTEVLEDCSSYTSQSSLDFCGPATCHYSTLDSRTSTMHRLHRNVEVYGNTGSMPNLVQHHSGCSYACETSAHYPPSAYYVSGCPCPDMEPYANGAYVYEDDVEGHYNVNPSYQMNGYHGHDRFRHYGSDRSDGLSQNPYATVRPPRNREGPRNELLAKNMQKAMVAEHLRGWYHRNRNSREGERAGYDFDCGSQLSLGYQTMPAAFSHSSRTTSFSSVSSVESAGNWRNQLAVGLSDYDTPNTPQYSQHAVPASPYNRSPSRNNRFYLGSNYRSIH; via the exons CTGTTGGATGACAGGAagctggagctgctggttcag CCAAAGCTGCTGTCCTATGAACTTGTCGACCTGGTTTCCTCCCATTTCAATCTTAAAGAGAAGGAATTCTTCGGCCTTGCGTTTTTCACTGACAA TGGTCAGTGTAAGTGGCTACAGATGGACCGCAGAGTTCTTGATCATGACTTTTCCAAGAGGCACGGCTCCATTGCCCTCAACTTTCTCGTCAG ATTCTATGTGGAAAACATAACGCAGCTCAAGGACATCATAACGGTGGAGTTATTCTTCCTTAATGCAAAATCTGCTGTCTACAAC GGGATTATAGAAGTTGAGAGTGAGAATGTCTTTAAGTTGGCAGCCAATGCTTTGCAG GAGTCAAAAGGAGACTACACAAG TGATGAAGCCACTCGAGCCGACTTAAAGAAACTGCCCGCTCTTCCCACTAAAGTCCTTAAGGAGCACCCATCGCTTGCATACTG TGAGGAACGAGTCATCGACTATTATAAACAGCTAAAAGGAATCTCCAGAGGGCAGGCCATTGTACA GTATCTGACGCTTGTGGAATCCTTGCCCACATATGGTGTCCACTATTACGAAGTGAAG GATAAACAAGGGATGCCATGGTGGCTTGGGATCAGCTATAAAGGCATTGGCCAGTATGATCTACAAGATAAGCTGAAACCTAGAAAG CTTTATCAGTGGAAACAACTGGAAAATTTGTACTTCAGGGAGAAAAAATTTGCAGTGGAGGTTAATGATCCACACAG GAGAGCAGTAACCAAGCGCACCTTTGGACAAACTGGCCTCCTCATCCACACTTGGTATGCGAGCCACTCTTTGATCAAAACTATTTGGGTCATGGCTATTAGCCAACATCAATTCTACTTGGACAGAAAGCAGAGCAAA GCGAAAGTGGGAGCCTCCAAAAGCTTGGAGGAAATCGCTATGGATCTCACCGAGCATGCGGGGGCAAAGATGAACAAACTCGGAGAGTCGGTCCTGAAAAATAACTTGATTACCGCCAGCAATGGCAGCCTGGTATCGACAG GTTCTGCAGACTCCGAAATGAGTGAGGAGCAGAAGAAAGAGAAACTCTCTgagctgagaaagaaagagcaGGACATACAAGATATCTTGaccaaaaaaacaaaggaaCTCAAGAAAATTTGTCTTCGGGAAGCG GAGCTTACTGGAAAGCTGCCAAAGGAGTACCCCTTGTTATCAGACGAACGACCACCACAGGTTAGACGGCGAGTTGGCACTGCTTTCAAGTTGGATGACCTTTTTCCATACAATGAG GATCCTTTCCTAAGAAATCTGGAGAGCAGATTTGCCCTCCAGCAGAAGATCGTGGAGGCAGCTAAAAAGCTGGCCAATGAAGCAGAATTGTGTAAGACAGTCAAGAAGAAAAGAAGGAGAAACTGTTTGGATGCCATGCACAAACTTCAGCAGATTGAGAATGAGATGAACCATTATCGAATCAAGAAGGGGAAAAGACCCACCCAGCGAGCCTCAGTAATCATTGCAG ATGAACTCATGCGATCAGACTGTAGCTCCTTGTCCAGTCTCCCGTTGGAGGATG ATGACTCGGATAGCGCCAGTCAGCGACCTCGATCGCAGTCTGTGCAAGACTCACCTCCATTCAGTCCGTTACGCTCCCTGGGGGCTGAATATGATGTAGAGAAGCAAACATCTCCAAGGGAAATTAACCATAACAAAAG ATTAGTTTATGAAGGCCAAGAGGCTTCCCTCCACTACCACAATCCACGAGAGGCTTCCTCCACCCACAGTAGCCCTTATAAAACCCTCCCTAGACCTCCCAGAGACCCCCGCAGCATGCCCCCCACACCCGCAATGACCCGCAATGCCTACAGCAGCAGTCAGCTCAG GTGCGAGGGCTTCCCTCATGGTTTCAGGGCTCGCAGTGGAAGTCTGGAATCACAGCCCCAGCTAAGAAAAGACGCAGACGCAGAGAAGCCAGTTTTCACTTTGTCACCAGCTCATCGCAGCAACAGTACAGAGGTGTTGGAGGATTGCTCTTCCTACACCAGCCAGTCCAGTCTGGATTTCTGCGGGCCTGCCACTTGCCACTACAGTACATTAGATTCCAGGACCTCCACCATGCATCGTCTGCATCGCAACGTGGAAGTGTATGGAAATACAGGGAGCATGCCCAACCTGGTGCAGCACCATTCCGGTTGTAGTTACGCCTGTGAGACCTCAGCACATTATCCACCCAGTGCCTACTACGTCTCCGGCTGCCCGTGTCCAGACATGGAGCCTTACGCTAACGGTGCCTACGTGTACGAGGATGACGTAGAAGGCCACTACAACGTCAACCCCTCGTATCAAATGAACGGCTATCACGGACATGACAGATTTAGGCATTATGGCTCTGACCGAAGTGACGGCCTATCCCAGAATCCCTACGCGACGGTGAGGCCGCCGCGGAACAGGGAGGGACCCAGAAATGAACTTTTGGCCAAGAACATGCAAAAGGCGATGGTAGCAGAACATCTGAGAGGGTGGTACCATCGGAACCGTAACTCCAGGGAAGGAGAGAGGGCGGGATACGACTTTGACTGTGGCTCTCAGCTCAGCCTGGGCTACCAGACCATGCCGGCGGCCTTCAGCCACTCCAGCAGAACGACGTCTTTCTCATCTG TGTCATCAGTGGAAAGTGCAGGGAACTGGCGCAACCAGCTGGCAGTCGGCCTGAGTGACTACGACACACCCAACACGCCTCAATACTCTCAACATGCAGTTCCAGCGTCACCATATAATCGCAGCCCCTCACGCAACAACAG ATTTTACCTGGGCAGCAACTACAGAAGCATCCACTGA
- the lmod3 gene encoding leiomodin-3 encodes MSSRDTEDLNEEDIDEDELLATLSPEELKELQSEMDIIIAPDDSVPVGQRQKDQTEKSPTGSFDHRSLVGYLYWEKESKRMLEEERVPATLLPSEKTLSKEAEAKEKVNTVEDGHDEICEGKQEVIEEKAKVDIGDGNISEEKIEETVKEVVNNVKETNEADKALPEKEMNTNQCEKSETKSDGTEKETVGHENETTQVKEESKTTDALPPPDSLGDAKTSEPDDKVKQKEEPKINKLNIPKLALNNIKMTSRPSGNETNLESTLDKIRNNNSSVTEVNLNNIENIPKEMLLDYVNALKKNKHVKTFSIANTGVDENIAFNLANMLRENRSITTLNIESNFITGKGIVAIIRCLQFNETLTELRFHNQRHMLGHHAEMEISRLLKANSTLLKMGYHFEQPGPRMVVTNLLTRNLDRQRQLRKEEQKQQQLKEQKEVMQMYESSLNLPPGLLEMLGYIPPLELLQKHGLVAPPKELNNVPPKAEAKETKEEPEPPKQLKHKKIPKQPSAETQNPLREVRLKKTPKKRDHFQELDRREASRQERANFQLRKTPKVKESATEGPVEEKANLKDVIKTLKPIPRRRVPPKVDPTPRDELLNEIKKSSVAYLKSVPLPKALESSETSLI; translated from the exons ATGTCGAGCAGAGATACCGAGGACCTGAATGAGGAGGACATTGATGAGGATGAGCTCCTCGCTACGCTTTCGCCCGAGGAGCTTAAGGAGCTCCAGAGTGAAATGGATATTATAATTGCTCCAGATGATAGCGTTCCAGTTGGACAGAGGCAGAAGGACCAGACAGAGAAGTCACCGACTGGAAGCTTTGACCACAGATCCTTGGTCGGCTACCTCTACTGGGAAAAGGAATCCAAACGCATGCTTGAGGAAGAAAGAGTGCCTGCTACTCTGCTACCCAGTGAG AAAACACTGAGCAAGGAGGCTGAAGCGAAAGAAAAAGTCAACACAGTGGAAGATGGGCACGATGAAATTTGTGAAGGAAAACAAGAAGTCATTGAGGAAAAGGCTAAAGTTGATATTGGAGACGGGAACATATCTGAAGAAAAGATAGAGGAGACTGTTAAGGAAGTTGTCAACAACGTAAAAGAGACCAATGAAGCGGACAAAGCGCTCCCTGAGAAAGAGATGAATACAAATCAATGTGAAAAAAGTGAGACAAAATCTGACGGCACAGAAAAAGAAACAGTAGGCCATGAGAATGAAACGACACAAGTTAAAGAGGAAAGTAAAACGACAGACGCTTTGCCTCCTCCGGACTCGCTGGGGGATGCAAAGACAAGTGAGCCCGACGACAAAGTCAAGCAAAAAGAGGAGCCAAAGATCAATAAATTAAACATCCCCAAGctggcactgaacaacatcaaaaTGACATCTCGACCATCGGGAAATGAGACAAACTTAGAGTCGACGCTGGACAAGATCCGAAACAACAATTCTTCTGTCACTGAGGTGAATCTCAACAACATCGAAAACATTCCCAAAGAGATGCTCCTGGACTACGTCAACGCCCTGAAGAAGAACAAACACGTGAAAACCTTCAGCATCGCAAACACCGGCGTGGATGAAAACATCGCCTTCAACCTAGCCAACATGTTACGCGAGAATCGCAGCATCACCACGCTCAACATCGAGTCCAACTTCATCACCGGAAAGGGAATCGTCGCCATCATTCGATGCCTGCAATTCAACGAGACCCTCACCGAGCTGCGCTTTCACAATCAAAGACACATGCTGGGTCATCATGCCGAGATGGAGATTTCACGGCTGCTCAAGGCCAACAGCACCTTGCTGAAGATGGGCTACCATTTTGAACAGCCAGGGCCGAGGATGGTGGTGACTAATCTCTTAACCAGGAACCTGGACCGCCAGAGGCAGCTGAGAAAGGAagagcagaagcagcagcagctgaaGGAGCAGAAGGAGGTCATGCAGATGTATGAAAGCAGTCTCAACCTGCCTCCAGGTTTACTTGAGATGCTGGGCTACATACCGCCCCTCGAACTCCTGCAGAAACACGGGCTTGTTGCGCCTCCAAAAGAACTGAATAACGTGCCGCCAAAAGCAGAAGCAAAGGAAACCAAAGAGGAACCAGAGCCACCAAAGCagctaaaacacaaaaaaattccCAAGCAACCAAGCGCTGAGACCCAAAACCCATTGAGAGAAGTCCGGCTGAAGAAAACGCCAAAGAAACGTGACCATTTTCAGGAGTTGGACCGCAGAGAGGCCAGTCGACAAGAGAGAGCAAATTTCCAACTGAGGAAGACTCCCAAAGTGAAGGAGTCAGCCACAGAAGGGCCGGTGGAAGAAAAAGCAAACCTGAAGGACGTCATTAAGACTTTGAAGCCGATCCCTCGCAGGCGAGTGCCACCCAAGGTTGATCCCACACCCCGCGACGAGCTCCTAAATGAGATCAAGAAGAGTAGCGTGGCCTACCTTAAATCT GTGCCGCTCCCTAAAGCCTTGGAATCAAGTGAAACAAGTCTCATCTGA
- the LOC125989299 gene encoding FERM domain-containing protein 4B isoform X3, giving the protein MTEGRLCQVQLLDDRKLELLVQPKLLSYELVDLVSSHFNLKEKEFFGLAFFTDNGQCKWLQMDRRVLDHDFSKRHGSIALNFLVRFYVENITQLKDIITVELFFLNAKSAVYNGIIEVESENVFKLAANALQESKGDYTSDEATRADLKKLPALPTKVLKEHPSLAYCEERVIDYYKQLKGISRGQAIVQYLTLVESLPTYGVHYYEVKDKQGMPWWLGISYKGIGQYDLQDKLKPRKLYQWKQLENLYFREKKFAVEVNDPHRRAVTKRTFGQTGLLIHTWYASHSLIKTIWVMAISQHQFYLDRKQSKAKVGASKSLEEIAMDLTEHAGAKMNKLGESVLKNNLITASNGSLVSTGSADSEMSEEQKKEKLSELRKKEQDIQDILTKKTKELKKICLREAELTGKLPKEYPLLSDERPPQVRRRVGTAFKLDDLFPYNEDPFLRNLESRFALQQKIVEAAKKLANEAELCKTVKKKRRRNCLDAMHKLQQIENEMNHYRIKKGKRPTQRASVIIADELMRSDCSSLSSLPLEDDDSDSASQRPRSQSVQDSPPFSPLRSLGAEYDVEKQTSPREINHNKRCEGFPHGFRARSGSLESQPQLRKDADAEKPVFTLSPAHRSNSTEVLEDCSSYTSQSSLDFCGPATCHYSTLDSRTSTMHRLHRNVEVYGNTGSMPNLVQHHSGCSYACETSAHYPPSAYYVSGCPCPDMEPYANGAYVYEDDVEGHYNVNPSYQMNGYHGHDRFRHYGSDRSDGLSQNPYATVRPPRNREGPRNELLAKNMQKAMVAEHLRGWYHRNRNSREGERAGYDFDCGSQLSLGYQTMPAAFSHSSRTTSFSSVSSVESAGNWRNQLAVGLSDYDTPNTPQYSQHAVPASPYNRSPSRNNRCSPENKVSGSDTKPNKCDSVEVVDTEAVKKDEASDNHSST; this is encoded by the exons CTGTTGGATGACAGGAagctggagctgctggttcag CCAAAGCTGCTGTCCTATGAACTTGTCGACCTGGTTTCCTCCCATTTCAATCTTAAAGAGAAGGAATTCTTCGGCCTTGCGTTTTTCACTGACAA TGGTCAGTGTAAGTGGCTACAGATGGACCGCAGAGTTCTTGATCATGACTTTTCCAAGAGGCACGGCTCCATTGCCCTCAACTTTCTCGTCAG ATTCTATGTGGAAAACATAACGCAGCTCAAGGACATCATAACGGTGGAGTTATTCTTCCTTAATGCAAAATCTGCTGTCTACAAC GGGATTATAGAAGTTGAGAGTGAGAATGTCTTTAAGTTGGCAGCCAATGCTTTGCAG GAGTCAAAAGGAGACTACACAAG TGATGAAGCCACTCGAGCCGACTTAAAGAAACTGCCCGCTCTTCCCACTAAAGTCCTTAAGGAGCACCCATCGCTTGCATACTG TGAGGAACGAGTCATCGACTATTATAAACAGCTAAAAGGAATCTCCAGAGGGCAGGCCATTGTACA GTATCTGACGCTTGTGGAATCCTTGCCCACATATGGTGTCCACTATTACGAAGTGAAG GATAAACAAGGGATGCCATGGTGGCTTGGGATCAGCTATAAAGGCATTGGCCAGTATGATCTACAAGATAAGCTGAAACCTAGAAAG CTTTATCAGTGGAAACAACTGGAAAATTTGTACTTCAGGGAGAAAAAATTTGCAGTGGAGGTTAATGATCCACACAG GAGAGCAGTAACCAAGCGCACCTTTGGACAAACTGGCCTCCTCATCCACACTTGGTATGCGAGCCACTCTTTGATCAAAACTATTTGGGTCATGGCTATTAGCCAACATCAATTCTACTTGGACAGAAAGCAGAGCAAA GCGAAAGTGGGAGCCTCCAAAAGCTTGGAGGAAATCGCTATGGATCTCACCGAGCATGCGGGGGCAAAGATGAACAAACTCGGAGAGTCGGTCCTGAAAAATAACTTGATTACCGCCAGCAATGGCAGCCTGGTATCGACAG GTTCTGCAGACTCCGAAATGAGTGAGGAGCAGAAGAAAGAGAAACTCTCTgagctgagaaagaaagagcaGGACATACAAGATATCTTGaccaaaaaaacaaaggaaCTCAAGAAAATTTGTCTTCGGGAAGCG GAGCTTACTGGAAAGCTGCCAAAGGAGTACCCCTTGTTATCAGACGAACGACCACCACAGGTTAGACGGCGAGTTGGCACTGCTTTCAAGTTGGATGACCTTTTTCCATACAATGAG GATCCTTTCCTAAGAAATCTGGAGAGCAGATTTGCCCTCCAGCAGAAGATCGTGGAGGCAGCTAAAAAGCTGGCCAATGAAGCAGAATTGTGTAAGACAGTCAAGAAGAAAAGAAGGAGAAACTGTTTGGATGCCATGCACAAACTTCAGCAGATTGAGAATGAGATGAACCATTATCGAATCAAGAAGGGGAAAAGACCCACCCAGCGAGCCTCAGTAATCATTGCAG ATGAACTCATGCGATCAGACTGTAGCTCCTTGTCCAGTCTCCCGTTGGAGGATG ATGACTCGGATAGCGCCAGTCAGCGACCTCGATCGCAGTCTGTGCAAGACTCACCTCCATTCAGTCCGTTACGCTCCCTGGGGGCTGAATATGATGTAGAGAAGCAAACATCTCCAAGGGAAATTAACCATAACAAAAG GTGCGAGGGCTTCCCTCATGGTTTCAGGGCTCGCAGTGGAAGTCTGGAATCACAGCCCCAGCTAAGAAAAGACGCAGACGCAGAGAAGCCAGTTTTCACTTTGTCACCAGCTCATCGCAGCAACAGTACAGAGGTGTTGGAGGATTGCTCTTCCTACACCAGCCAGTCCAGTCTGGATTTCTGCGGGCCTGCCACTTGCCACTACAGTACATTAGATTCCAGGACCTCCACCATGCATCGTCTGCATCGCAACGTGGAAGTGTATGGAAATACAGGGAGCATGCCCAACCTGGTGCAGCACCATTCCGGTTGTAGTTACGCCTGTGAGACCTCAGCACATTATCCACCCAGTGCCTACTACGTCTCCGGCTGCCCGTGTCCAGACATGGAGCCTTACGCTAACGGTGCCTACGTGTACGAGGATGACGTAGAAGGCCACTACAACGTCAACCCCTCGTATCAAATGAACGGCTATCACGGACATGACAGATTTAGGCATTATGGCTCTGACCGAAGTGACGGCCTATCCCAGAATCCCTACGCGACGGTGAGGCCGCCGCGGAACAGGGAGGGACCCAGAAATGAACTTTTGGCCAAGAACATGCAAAAGGCGATGGTAGCAGAACATCTGAGAGGGTGGTACCATCGGAACCGTAACTCCAGGGAAGGAGAGAGGGCGGGATACGACTTTGACTGTGGCTCTCAGCTCAGCCTGGGCTACCAGACCATGCCGGCGGCCTTCAGCCACTCCAGCAGAACGACGTCTTTCTCATCTG TGTCATCAGTGGAAAGTGCAGGGAACTGGCGCAACCAGCTGGCAGTCGGCCTGAGTGACTACGACACACCCAACACGCCTCAATACTCTCAACATGCAGTTCCAGCGTCACCATATAATCGCAGCCCCTCACGCAACAACAG ATGTTCTCCAGAAAACAAAGTATCGGGCTCTGACACAAAGCCTAATAAATGTGATTCAGTTGAGGTGGTTGACACTGAGGCCGTTAAAAAGGATGAAGCTTCAGACAACCACTCTAGCACTTAA
- the LOC125989305 gene encoding PRA1 family protein 3: MAAKMELAPLRPWDDFYPGTERFAKPDFTDLAKWNNRVISNLMYYQTNYFAAAVVIFLIVGFLNPLGMFLGGTVVTLVFMGCVWAGENQGIIKNFKKKNPTLFVICVMVTSYFLLSLCGGVMVFIFGITFPLLLILIHASLRLRNMKNRLENKMEGVGMKKTPMGIIMALLDQQEEKVNKIQDFIESKMKQ, translated from the exons ATGGCAGCCAAAATGGAGCTTGCGCCTCTCAGACCGTGGGATGATTTCTATCCCGGAACGGAGCGCTTCGCCAAGCCAGATTTCACAGATCTGGCAAAATGGAACAACAGAGTTATTAGCAATTTAATGTACTACCAGACGAACTACTTCGCCGCGGCCGTGGTGATTTTCCTCATTGTTGG GTTCCTGAACCCACTCGGCATGTTTCTCGGAGGAACTGTCGTGACTTTGGTATTCATGGGGTGCGTGTGGGCCGGGGAGAATCAAGGCATCATCAAGAACTTCAAGAAAAAGAACCCCACCTTGTTTGTCATCTGCGTCATGGTCACCAGTTACTTCCTGCTGTCGCTGTGCGGTGGTGTCATGGTCTTCATCTTTGGCATCACCTTCCCTCTGCTGT TAATACTCATCCATGCCTCCCTGAGACTGCGGAACATGAAGAACAGGCTGGAGAATAAGATGGAAGGTGTTGGGATGAAGAAGACTCCCATGGGCATCATCATGGCTCTCTTGGATCAGCAGGAGGAGAAAGTTAACAAAATTCAGGATTTTATCGAAAGCAAAATGAAACAGTGA
- the LOC125989299 gene encoding FERM domain-containing protein 4B isoform X1 gives MTEGRLCQVQLLDDRKLELLVQPKLLSYELVDLVSSHFNLKEKEFFGLAFFTDNGQCKWLQMDRRVLDHDFSKRHGSIALNFLVRFYVENITQLKDIITVELFFLNAKSAVYNGIIEVESENVFKLAANALQESKGDYTSDEATRADLKKLPALPTKVLKEHPSLAYCEERVIDYYKQLKGISRGQAIVQYLTLVESLPTYGVHYYEVKDKQGMPWWLGISYKGIGQYDLQDKLKPRKLYQWKQLENLYFREKKFAVEVNDPHRRAVTKRTFGQTGLLIHTWYASHSLIKTIWVMAISQHQFYLDRKQSKAKVGASKSLEEIAMDLTEHAGAKMNKLGESVLKNNLITASNGSLVSTGSADSEMSEEQKKEKLSELRKKEQDIQDILTKKTKELKKICLREAELTGKLPKEYPLLSDERPPQVRRRVGTAFKLDDLFPYNEDPFLRNLESRFALQQKIVEAAKKLANEAELCKTVKKKRRRNCLDAMHKLQQIENEMNHYRIKKGKRPTQRASVIIADELMRSDCSSLSSLPLEDDDSDSASQRPRSQSVQDSPPFSPLRSLGAEYDVEKQTSPREINHNKRLVYEGQEASLHYHNPREASSTHSSPYKTLPRPPRDPRSMPPTPAMTRNAYSSSQLRCEGFPHGFRARSGSLESQPQLRKDADAEKPVFTLSPAHRSNSTEVLEDCSSYTSQSSLDFCGPATCHYSTLDSRTSTMHRLHRNVEVYGNTGSMPNLVQHHSGCSYACETSAHYPPSAYYVSGCPCPDMEPYANGAYVYEDDVEGHYNVNPSYQMNGYHGHDRFRHYGSDRSDGLSQNPYATVRPPRNREGPRNELLAKNMQKAMVAEHLRGWYHRNRNSREGERAGYDFDCGSQLSLGYQTMPAAFSHSSRTTSFSSVSSVESAGNWRNQLAVGLSDYDTPNTPQYSQHAVPASPYNRSPSRNNRCSPENKVSGSDTKPNKCDSVEVVDTEAVKKDEASDNHSST, from the exons CTGTTGGATGACAGGAagctggagctgctggttcag CCAAAGCTGCTGTCCTATGAACTTGTCGACCTGGTTTCCTCCCATTTCAATCTTAAAGAGAAGGAATTCTTCGGCCTTGCGTTTTTCACTGACAA TGGTCAGTGTAAGTGGCTACAGATGGACCGCAGAGTTCTTGATCATGACTTTTCCAAGAGGCACGGCTCCATTGCCCTCAACTTTCTCGTCAG ATTCTATGTGGAAAACATAACGCAGCTCAAGGACATCATAACGGTGGAGTTATTCTTCCTTAATGCAAAATCTGCTGTCTACAAC GGGATTATAGAAGTTGAGAGTGAGAATGTCTTTAAGTTGGCAGCCAATGCTTTGCAG GAGTCAAAAGGAGACTACACAAG TGATGAAGCCACTCGAGCCGACTTAAAGAAACTGCCCGCTCTTCCCACTAAAGTCCTTAAGGAGCACCCATCGCTTGCATACTG TGAGGAACGAGTCATCGACTATTATAAACAGCTAAAAGGAATCTCCAGAGGGCAGGCCATTGTACA GTATCTGACGCTTGTGGAATCCTTGCCCACATATGGTGTCCACTATTACGAAGTGAAG GATAAACAAGGGATGCCATGGTGGCTTGGGATCAGCTATAAAGGCATTGGCCAGTATGATCTACAAGATAAGCTGAAACCTAGAAAG CTTTATCAGTGGAAACAACTGGAAAATTTGTACTTCAGGGAGAAAAAATTTGCAGTGGAGGTTAATGATCCACACAG GAGAGCAGTAACCAAGCGCACCTTTGGACAAACTGGCCTCCTCATCCACACTTGGTATGCGAGCCACTCTTTGATCAAAACTATTTGGGTCATGGCTATTAGCCAACATCAATTCTACTTGGACAGAAAGCAGAGCAAA GCGAAAGTGGGAGCCTCCAAAAGCTTGGAGGAAATCGCTATGGATCTCACCGAGCATGCGGGGGCAAAGATGAACAAACTCGGAGAGTCGGTCCTGAAAAATAACTTGATTACCGCCAGCAATGGCAGCCTGGTATCGACAG GTTCTGCAGACTCCGAAATGAGTGAGGAGCAGAAGAAAGAGAAACTCTCTgagctgagaaagaaagagcaGGACATACAAGATATCTTGaccaaaaaaacaaaggaaCTCAAGAAAATTTGTCTTCGGGAAGCG GAGCTTACTGGAAAGCTGCCAAAGGAGTACCCCTTGTTATCAGACGAACGACCACCACAGGTTAGACGGCGAGTTGGCACTGCTTTCAAGTTGGATGACCTTTTTCCATACAATGAG GATCCTTTCCTAAGAAATCTGGAGAGCAGATTTGCCCTCCAGCAGAAGATCGTGGAGGCAGCTAAAAAGCTGGCCAATGAAGCAGAATTGTGTAAGACAGTCAAGAAGAAAAGAAGGAGAAACTGTTTGGATGCCATGCACAAACTTCAGCAGATTGAGAATGAGATGAACCATTATCGAATCAAGAAGGGGAAAAGACCCACCCAGCGAGCCTCAGTAATCATTGCAG ATGAACTCATGCGATCAGACTGTAGCTCCTTGTCCAGTCTCCCGTTGGAGGATG ATGACTCGGATAGCGCCAGTCAGCGACCTCGATCGCAGTCTGTGCAAGACTCACCTCCATTCAGTCCGTTACGCTCCCTGGGGGCTGAATATGATGTAGAGAAGCAAACATCTCCAAGGGAAATTAACCATAACAAAAG ATTAGTTTATGAAGGCCAAGAGGCTTCCCTCCACTACCACAATCCACGAGAGGCTTCCTCCACCCACAGTAGCCCTTATAAAACCCTCCCTAGACCTCCCAGAGACCCCCGCAGCATGCCCCCCACACCCGCAATGACCCGCAATGCCTACAGCAGCAGTCAGCTCAG GTGCGAGGGCTTCCCTCATGGTTTCAGGGCTCGCAGTGGAAGTCTGGAATCACAGCCCCAGCTAAGAAAAGACGCAGACGCAGAGAAGCCAGTTTTCACTTTGTCACCAGCTCATCGCAGCAACAGTACAGAGGTGTTGGAGGATTGCTCTTCCTACACCAGCCAGTCCAGTCTGGATTTCTGCGGGCCTGCCACTTGCCACTACAGTACATTAGATTCCAGGACCTCCACCATGCATCGTCTGCATCGCAACGTGGAAGTGTATGGAAATACAGGGAGCATGCCCAACCTGGTGCAGCACCATTCCGGTTGTAGTTACGCCTGTGAGACCTCAGCACATTATCCACCCAGTGCCTACTACGTCTCCGGCTGCCCGTGTCCAGACATGGAGCCTTACGCTAACGGTGCCTACGTGTACGAGGATGACGTAGAAGGCCACTACAACGTCAACCCCTCGTATCAAATGAACGGCTATCACGGACATGACAGATTTAGGCATTATGGCTCTGACCGAAGTGACGGCCTATCCCAGAATCCCTACGCGACGGTGAGGCCGCCGCGGAACAGGGAGGGACCCAGAAATGAACTTTTGGCCAAGAACATGCAAAAGGCGATGGTAGCAGAACATCTGAGAGGGTGGTACCATCGGAACCGTAACTCCAGGGAAGGAGAGAGGGCGGGATACGACTTTGACTGTGGCTCTCAGCTCAGCCTGGGCTACCAGACCATGCCGGCGGCCTTCAGCCACTCCAGCAGAACGACGTCTTTCTCATCTG TGTCATCAGTGGAAAGTGCAGGGAACTGGCGCAACCAGCTGGCAGTCGGCCTGAGTGACTACGACACACCCAACACGCCTCAATACTCTCAACATGCAGTTCCAGCGTCACCATATAATCGCAGCCCCTCACGCAACAACAG ATGTTCTCCAGAAAACAAAGTATCGGGCTCTGACACAAAGCCTAATAAATGTGATTCAGTTGAGGTGGTTGACACTGAGGCCGTTAAAAAGGATGAAGCTTCAGACAACCACTCTAGCACTTAA